ttattgtctccaccaaaaccagttacgacacccaccttattatctccaccaaaaccaccgAGAACGTTAACctattgatttaggtcataattaacgctgaataaccaataaatatatttgtctcATATAACCAATATCATTGTTAGCAATAAGAACACCAACTaattaataagaaattgttttgtaacttttattgtataattccaagaaatctagcttttactttaatcatcatttattatattgtaacttagttttctttaagatttaaaatgaaaataaaaattattctttgttcagacttcaaattgcaaagagttatttttttttaaccacggAGGTTCCACCATCCTTATCTGGCGCAGTCGGCAGTTCAGTGGACAATCTCGTTGTCCCTTGGAGGAAACACGAAAACACACATCAAGCCAACAACGAGATAGTGGGTATCAACCCTTTATCCACTGGAACCTAGGAGGACACAACAAATCACAACATGACGAAATCAACAAGGAGAACGAGCATCGCTAACTTCCTGATCGGGCTTAtgtaagtgtttgtgtgtgtgtggaaaagaaaataataataaaaaaaaaaaaaaaaaaaaaaaaaaataaataaaaatggaactaagattattttaagtaaattaagaaaaaatataatatcaaaaaaaaaaaaaaaaaaaaaaaaaatcggaatagTTGTGAAAAACTCTAAAGAAACATCTTTACCTTTTAAACGCAATTTgaaggttaatttttttttctgtaccaACCTTTAGAACAGTGTCGAAGGTATatcgacaaaacaaaaaaaaaaaaaagaaaaagaagaatttgtgtGGTCAGACCGAGAAGTGAAAGTCGATCCTTGTCATAGACCTTGAATGATCATCATTGGCTTATTCGACAGGAGTACAGAAGGAATATCTGTATAGTGGCACCCACTACTCAATAGTCCACAAATTTCTTCTATTAGATAGAAGAAGAGATAGACaaaatataagttttttttttcccctCTCTCTCGAATATATATAAGCGAACAAATTGTGAAATCAAGAAATATCGGTACTTATGCCCGACAAAAAGAATCAGAAACAGAAACTTCGATTTATCCCTTATAAATTGAGAAAATTTACTAGCCTAACCTCCATCGCCGGAAGAGACAGTGAATCCCTCGCAGAGGATCCGGACGAAGGTATTGACAAAAGTAACCAGACCCTCACAAATTCTAACAGTACTATTGACGGAGGTGATTTGACCACTTTTGAAGGTAGCTCGTGTTCCATTTTagatcaaatgaatcaatcgacGCAACCAACTCAAGGCCCGGCAACCAATCAGGTCGAGATTTTCAACTCACTGAGAATCCCCGACGCGATTAAGGATTTGCCTAAATTCGACGGAAACCAAAAACTCCTGTACGAATTCCTCAATAACGTTGAGGAGATCCTATTATATATACGTGGCACGGACAACACTCCGTATGGCCAGATTTTACTAAGGGCCATACGAAACAAAATTGAGGGACAGGCCAATGAGGTCCTCAATATGTACGGAACTCCACTCATTTGGGATGACATAAAGAATAACCTCATACTTCACTACTCAGACAAACGGACTGAGACATCCCTAATAAGAGACTTACACAATGTCAGGCAGTATAATAAGGCTATCGAGCCATTCTACGGAGAGATTATAGAAATTCAATCTTCTCTTTGTAATAACATACTTATTCATGAAAAAGACCCTGGAGTAATAAACGCAAAGAAATCCCTCTATTCCGAGATGTGTTTAAACTCTTTCCTTAGTGGCCTAAATGAACCACTTGGATCTAGGGTAAGAGCGATGCAACCGCGTTCACTGGCTGAGGCATTATCTTGTTGTGTCAAGGAGCAGAATATATCATACCAGAGGGCACCACAGACAAATAGGGTCGGATACCATACACAGTACAGACCGTATGAGAACCGTTTTCAACAGAACAGGAATCGCAATCAGAATTGGCAACGAAATCAGGATTACGGGAATACTAGACACTTGCCTCCAGTGGACAAGCGACCCCAATCAAACCAGTTCGACCGAAATTTCACCCCTCAGGTccattttaatagaaacaggaaTCAGTATCTTCCAAACAGCTCGAGATACCAACCTTATGAGCCCAGGCATTTGAACCACGACATACCAAGAATAAAAGCGAGTCCTAGCCAACAGACTAGatttaatccaaatctgaatttcCATGAGACAACCACATCCAACAATTATCGGCAGCTAGATAAGTACCTAGACAACGACCCAAACAATTTCGTAGAAAATCAAAACTTACACCGACGGCAGGAATTTATCAACAACGGGCACAATAATAACGAGCCAACCAATATTGAGgacgctggaaattttttcagatcAGCCTCCAACAGCCAATTGGTTACATAAATCCAACTAAACACCCGTCGACCTTACCATACGTTTCCATCCTTCTACCTTGCGGCAAACCTTTGAAATTTCTCCTAGACACGGGAGCATCCTCTTCTTTTATAAACCCCGAATATGTCTCGCCAAAGGAACAAATTCAGTGCGACCCCGTAACTATTActactgtctttaaaagttACCAAATAGATAAACAGGTAGACCTGCCAATATTTCCAGAGTTCAACCAAACAGGATCCCTTAAATTCCTCATTTTTAGATTTCATAATTTCTTCGACGGACTTTTGGGCATGGATGCACTTCTTTTACTCAAAGCCAAAATTGACCTTGCGAATAGAACCTTAATTACCGGAAACGCTGTCAACAATATCAGTTTCAAGACAAATCAATCTACcgaaattaaagaaattcaaGCTAAATCTAAAACCCTGATAAAATTGCCTATCAATGAGCAGAATGGCACTGTCTACATTAATCCCATTGAATTAGCACCAAAGCTTTTCGTTAGCTCTGGTCTGTACAATGTCGAGAACGGGTACAGCTCTATCGAAATAACAAACTTATCTGACGGAGACCAGATATTTATGTTAGACGCCCCATTGGTGGCGAGACGGTATGACGAGACCGACTTTATAGAACTGAATAATTTCAACTTGGCAATTAGTAATGATGGCGAGGACGAACTCGATCATCCTTCCGGACCTCACCTGAACGACTTATTGAGAACAAGTCACCTTAATAGCGAAGAACGAAAGAAACTCTTAAAAGTATGTACAGAATACAGTGACCTTATTTATAGGGAAGGGGAGCCACTTTCGTTTACAAGTAAAATAAGACACAAGATAGTCACTAGTGATGATATCCCCATATACACGAAGTCGTACAGATACCCATACGTGCACAAACAGGAGATTCAGACTCAGATAAATAAGATGTTAGAACAAGGGATTATTCAACATAGCTACTCACCCTGGAGCTCTCCAATCTGGATAGTCCCTAAGAAGATAGACATCCATGGTAATAGGAAATGGAGATTGGTGATAGACTATAGAAAAGTCAACGACAAGACTATATCTGACAGATATCCAATACCAAATATAAATGAGATATTGGATAAACTGGGCAGATGCATGTACTTCACCACCCTTGATCTAGCTAGCGGTTTCCACCAGATTGAGATGGACCCTAGACATATTCAGAAAACGGCATTTACCGTGGAAAATGGGCACTATGAGTTTACTAGAATGCCTTTCGGGCTAAAAAATGCCCCAAGCACTTTCCAACGGGTAATGGACAATATCCTAAAAGATCTCATAGGGAAGGTATGCCTTGTATACCTAGATGATATAATCATATATTCCACTTCACTACAAGAACACCTGGAGGGTATAACGCAGGTATTCAGAAGACTTAGGGAAGCCAATTTTAAGATCCAAATGGATAAATGTGAGTTTCTTAGAAAGGAGATCTCCTTCCTGGGGCACATTATAAATTCTGAAGGTATAAAACCCAATCCGGCGAAGATCGatgccataaaaaattttccattacctAAGACACGTACGGAAATTAAGGCATTCCTTGGACTCGTGGGTTACTATCGCAAATTTATTAAAGATTTGGCCAAACTCACTAAACCACTCACCCAATGCCTGAAAAAGGGAGCAACCATCCAGATAGACCAGAAGTATAGCTGAGGCAGTAGTTCTGTCAAAACTAAATATGATTTCAAGATTCCTCCTCAGCCCGGAAGAACTCGAAAACATAGaagtcaaattaaaacaaaaaaatattgaagtcagatctatcgaaaatatttatgaaatgctAGGCATGCAAGCCTACTACAATGaaacaaatatcatttttaaTATTCTTGTACCGAATGTCTCTGAAGAAGACTATTTTCTATACCACATAATTCCTTTACCAATAAACATAACTAAGTTAATAATAACAGAACCATATATATTGTTTAATGAAAATTCCACACACCATCACAAAACACTTTGCCCATCGATCGAAGGAACATATTATTGCGGTATACCGATCCGACAGGAAGAAACCaaatactcgttatgtattggaAACTTAATAAACAATAAAGAAGCAAATTGCCCAATTAGTGACGTTGGAAAAAGGGAATCGATCACACAAGTGGAACAAAacctaatactttttatacactcACCAGAGACACTAATAAATTCTACTTGCAGTATCAAAACTCTCACAGTAAAAGACACAGCCCTTGTGCGTTTCCAGAACTGTGACGTCTCAATAAATGGTATAACATACCACGATGATACCGATGCATATTGGGATCAACTCCACATACCCCCGTTACCAAACAGCAACATTTCCGTAAACTCCACAATCGAAATACTTAGTCTTCAAAAACTCGAGGATTTCAACTTTCTAACCAACAACAGAATTAGCAACCTGGAAATAACCACTACAACAGTTCACTcagtcacaacaacaacaacattagtatGCACAATAGTAGTCATTACCATACTCATCATTGTCATTAAACGAAAAAATACGTACAAACACCACTTTCCACCTCCACAGCCTATCACTCCGACCACAACATCTTCATTGTGGCCGTCGCTCTATCTTAAGGGGGGAGgagttacgacacccaccttattgtctccaccaaaaccagttacgacacccaccttattatctccaccaaaaccaccgAGAACGTTAACctattgatttaggtcataattaacgctgaataaccaataaatatatttgtctcATATAACCAATATCATTGTTAGCAATAAGAACACCAACTaattaataagaaattgttttgtaacttttattgtataattccaagaaatctagcttttactttaatcatcatttattatattgtaacttagttttctttaagatttaaaatgaaaataaaaattattctttgttcagacttcaaattgcaaagagatattttttttaaccacggAGGTTCCACCATCCTTATCTCGCATCCGTTTCAACTGAACTCAGCAGGAAATCAAAGGAATGTGGAAAATAAACCCTTCATCCTGCGGTTGCGGAGAAGCAGTGATGGCAAATTAAACTGCAATGCTAACTACGAGTACGTTGCATGCCTCCTGTTAACCAATAAACCGCGACCGGAGGCATGCGTTCCGCCATATCATTATGCGATTCGTTGAGGTACATGTTTATGATTTGCATATTTTCCCCCCTCCTGGTCAATTAGAAATGTTGGTAATGGTTGGTAAGGAGCAGACTGTGTACTCAATCcaagaatatatgaaaaaaaacacttttgatAAATTCTGTTACATTTTGCTTGTATGAAATTAATTAGATAcattaattaaaattatgaatataagaaaaaaagagCAATAAATGGATCTAAACAAAACAACGGCGGCTGGACAAGTGGTACAGAGAGGATAagtggacagacggatggctaAGTCCAATCAGAACAAATTTCTTAGTAGGAATTCAAGTTAAATGAAAAGGTCTATTTTACGAGTTGTTCTGTCGATTTTCGACTTTTTCCGATTatgaaaaagtcgaatttttccGAATATCGAAAAatctacttttttttatagaaacaatAGAGTTTTCTACTTTATTCGGTATTAAAAATCGATTTCTGAAATGTGAAATCTGATATCTTTTTAAGGTGGGAACACTTCATCCTGAAtggggatatcgaattcgtgccattgcagCCTGGCGagaaagcggtgtttatcccctcttaatgatggcgacatttgcaacttttcccaaagaagtgtcgcactgcggtacgccgttcggactcggctataaaaacggtcccttatcattgagtttaaacgtgaatcggaaatcactcattgatgtgtgaggatTTGCCCCTTCTTGATTCCTGGTGGTAAGATTCTTCCTTAGGGTTATGTTCCCATTAGGGGtggcatggtacctcagacatttcgactcaaatatggatatcaaattcgtgttgcacttccaaatccctttaatttgacccccatattgccatggcccgttaatatgaaccgtttggaggttgTTACGAGGCTGGTGCGGCCACTGGCAATttccactgaaaatagatatcaaattcgttcttttttctggtgcggccaccggcactttgtactgaaaatagataatatgttcgttctttattcccaacggaaatgcaGTTCAGTTTAAGCGGTGcttaagggcgtaccccaaaacatttggcttcaaaattggatatgaaaatcgttttctactctcaaatacatttcatttgagtcccatattgtcataatgggtcaaataacccatttgacgtatctttaggaggaaaagcgccttCTAGACTTGCAggtaaattttaatgtcatattcttaaccttctcccaaatacctatcatttgagtgcAATTTAGCCATGGTCGACTAATTTGCCCGTTTGGGCGTATTTGGGTGTGAACGACCTCCCAttatttggacctaatgttttatgccatatatgtagtctaatgccgaatacttttcatttgagtcccatattggtatAAACCAAGTAtgatatagtcataatgggtctaatggcgtttttgaggggtggcgtgaccccttatacttcgatctgattctgtatagcagattcgaaatctactcccgaatacctttcatttgagccccatattaacatTAACGCCCGAAATTACTGttaaggggagttttggggatgggttacttggactaaaattttagtaccatattcgtattctactctccaatacctttcatttgatacctttactGTCCGGATCgaatcacttttgattttgggttgtgttattggggctgaggcggcccttaggtacttggacccgatttttattatgaaattcgtactcttctcttgaatacctttcatttgaatcccatattgtcccgatcggtccacttttatttgtgggtagtacttttgatgttagggggaaggtccgctcccctcccgacatcaaaaaattataaagcctatgtttccttccacactaacctacacaatctgtgaaaatttcaaggtaattggttcagccggttttgagtctatactaacaaaccgacaaacaatcaaacaaacaaacaatcatagaaacaaacatatattgaattttatatactagctgacccaggcccgctccgctgcgccttcttttactttatatggaacaaaagtttccttcaaatatttattttcgacaattaaagagcttttagcgcaataccatgctacgaaagtaGTACATCGCTTGATAAACAGTTtatcaatataagtgcctttatctgaatcccatatgatctttattattcgacgaatttaattttggatgtaAGGCGTActgcattcttaaaatactttatttcagcccgatattctcatgatgtctgatttaggggtgttttcgggggtgaggtggtcccccagacacttgaccctgaaaaaatttcagcatcgttctcttctctcaaataccatttatttaaaccccatattaccataggTTTTGagtggagtttacaggatgaggagtcgcccaaacacgtggtcccaaaattggttatcaaagtcgttttctaatctcaaatacctttcatttgagccacatattggcatggtcgaaaaatgtttaacctttgggggtgttttagagaaggggtgatgccttaaatacatggtcctacattatattattatattcccaaatacctctaaattgagccccatattgcgctggttagtaaaaaattgctgtttgtggggtattttggaaaagaggaagatccccagaaaattggtcccgaaagtgggtatcaattcttactcggccccccaatacctttcatttatgccccacattgtcatggtccgtaaatatgcccgatttaggggtattttgggagtggggtggtcccccaaattgttagccctgaaaatatatcagcaacgtgctctattctcatatatctatgtatcatttatttgaaccccatattgccattgccctcaaagttagatatcaaatttgttatctaatcccatttaaactccttattgcaaaagtcagcaaatatgtacgatttggggtattggccctaaaactatgaatatttagttccactctctttaagacccaaattgtcttggtgaccaaatacctcctatttgggggttgttatggtggtggcacgtccgctagacagttggcccctaatgttgatatcagatttgttgtctactcccacatacctttaatttgagccccatatttccatagtcggcaaacatgaccggcttgggggtgttttgaggaatgggcggccactcagtgagttggccttgaaaaaatatataggattcgtgttctactctaaaaaccctcttatttgagcctcatattgcaaaagtcagcaaatacttcctagttgggtggtgttgtggtggtggggtggccccataaacacttcgtgctttacttccaaagacctttcatttgaggcccatattgctatggtcgtaaatttgtccccattgggggatgtttttggtgagaggcggccccccaaacacttggtcccatattttgatatcagattcgaattctacactcaaataccttttatttaagccccatattaccatggtcagtaaataagtcctgtttgggggtattttgtggagggggtggacccccagaaacgtggtcaaacatctggacatcagattcgtattctactcgtaaatacctttcatttaagccccatattgccatggtcggtaaataagtccgatttgggggtgtttttggggcttggggtggtccccctagcacttggtccgacagttggatatcagatacgtgttcttattctaaatacctttcatttgagtcccatattgtcgtgattggtgtaaatatatgtttggtaggtttaagggtggggcagcccccctaggtaccccatccgaaatttggatacaaaatttttatttttagggtactatatgagagcacacaaaatttcgcttaaatcgcaccacgcatctccgagatctggcggttctgaaaattagggtaggggggagggtccgcccctccttcagatatcaaaaaatgtagtaccctattttcaccacggggtcaatatgtaccatctgtgaaaatttcaagaaaatcttcaAGAATCTTAATATATAGCCAAAATATAATTCATATGAAAAACTTCAGCCAGCAATAcaattatgactctcaataagcCAAATCTAAAAATCAGTTTAAACTATATCATATGCGGAGAATTTTGCGGTACCACAGATATAGAAAGCAATAACATGACGTacctttcaaaatatttttgaaattgtctTCGTTGACTTTAAAATGTATAAAAGGAAAATCGTTCCATGATACAGAAAATAACAGGCCGACAATAattcatataaaacttctcttttcAATACGTTTAATCTTTAACAAGCAGGATTCACTAACATTGCCTGAATAATCGGAATTGCATGCATACGCCTCGGTTTCCGATTTAATGCAAGGAGGAAAAcaagttttattaaacaaaataaataaagcaaACATGCCACGCATACGCCCAGATGCAACCAAACACTGTTCTATATGCTGTCCTTAATGATAAAGGATAATATTTTCCTTAATAAAGGCACACGCGATTTGCATTCCAAAGGGTTTCAATTATTTTCCTCTTGCTTTCGAGAAATTTACTTTCCACACCAACTACTCATTCGTATCGCCTCCCCAAAAAATATGTCGTAAATATCAGGTGACtttcatttatttgtattttgcaGTCCCAACCACATACATGTGTCCATATACACTTGGAAATAATTGAATATTGATATGAGCTAAAGGACGAAGAATGGACAAAAGTAGAAAATTAAAAGGACAGAAAGAAAGACAAATTCAGAAGACGATTGAATAATATGGAAATATTGACTCATATGTCAAAGTAAATGTAAGTAAAAGTGGATAAAATGTTAACAAACTCCAGTTTTTGAAAGGGACACCTCGAAAAGTTTACGTTTTCACATTCTTATATAGAAAGCCgaataaatattttgataaatgAAGGCATACCTCATCACTCATAGATGTCCATTTTGTTTCCCCAATTTGTAATACACTT
This Stomoxys calcitrans chromosome 2, idStoCalc2.1, whole genome shotgun sequence DNA region includes the following protein-coding sequences:
- the LOC131995378 gene encoding uncharacterized protein LOC131995378, whose protein sequence is MLGMQAYYNETNIIFNILVPNVSEEDYFLYHIIPLPINITKLIITEPYILFNENSTHHHKTLCPSIEGTYYCGIPIRQEETKYSLCIGNLINNKEANCPISDVGKRESITQVEQNLILFIHSPETLINSTCSIKTLTVKDTALVRFQNCDVSINGITYHDDTDAYWDQLHIPPLPNSNISVNSTIEILSLQKLEDFNFLTNNRISNLEITTTTVHSVTTTTTLPITPTTTSSLWPSLYLKGGGVTTPTLLSPPKPVTTPTLLSPPKPPRTLTY